The genomic region AGGATTCAATTACCCAAGAAAACTAACCAGATTGAACGTAGAGGAGGAATGAAGATCGAATTAGGGTTTCAAGTTATTCTCCAAGAGTCGCCCAAGTCGCCCATTCTCAGAACCACATTCCAGTTTATACTGTTTtcggaatactttcctcttgtatccttagctgatggtagcctgatcgtaaatcgatcttcgaataaaagcttgaaccttgcagtttgtcaaatagatcatcaatccttggtagaggatatctattcttgacagtcagcttattcaactcccggtagtcgatacacatacgaaaactaccgtccttcttcttgacaaacaggaccggagctccccaaggtgagaagcttggtctgatgaatcctttgtctagcaactcttgaagttgtgtcgacaattcctgcatctctgacggtgcaagtctataaggtgccctagctacaggcgcggcgcctggaactaagtcaatacggaactccacttgcctctggggcggcaatcctggcaagtcctctgggaagacttccggatattcccttacgacagggatgtctttgaTCTTTGGTTCAGCaactttcttatctacaatgtgtgccaggaaggcagcacatcccttctgtaaacacttgcgggctttcaggcagctgatgattcttaaaggcgtatcacgcttttctccatgaactactatcgtttctccatcttcggttgggatgcgaacgaccttttcgtgacaaacaatcccTGCCTTGTTGTTCGATAACccatccatccctactaccacgtcgaagcttcccaacttgactggtagtagatccaaagcaaaatcacgctctcccaactcgatcacacaacctttggccacttcattggcttctactaactttccattagccaattcaattgagtagggaatatctaattcactagcggctaacccaagcatattcttaaactctaatgacacgaagctataatcgacaccagtatcaaataaaacggatgcgaagcattggtttatagggaacgtaccagtaacaacattgggatcctggcgcgcttccctcgcttcaaTATTAAAAACCCTTCCccgtgcttggttcaattctgggcagttcctcttatagtgcccagtgtcaccacagttaaaatagcccggtctttgcccgtttcctgCTCCATTCCCAGCTTGGGCATTGTTGTTTTGGTTCACATTACCAACTTGATTCGCGTTGTTGCCTCGATTTCCATTCCCtccgttatttttttttttttttgggtaaagggttaccccggtgattctatatattcacaaccaaaaaagcacaagtagtgtagagagtctacactagttcaatcatgagacaCACCCCATGAAAGTCAaaccaaaaccaaaccaaaacaaaacaaccaaAAAAGGAAACGACCACTAGACTACAATCTAGATACAAATAACCAAACACAACTAATCAGCCTCCATCGTCGCCTTTGTCATCCGCATAGATCTCCCATTCTTCAAGAATCTTTCGCACCCTCACGGTATCCTTCAACTTAGCTCCCATCAATTTGTATCGCACTGTTTTGATAATAACATCACTAACCGTCTCAGGAGGTCTCAGTTGATTTTTAAACAACCGAGCATTCCTCTCTTGCCAAATGTTATAAGCAGTAGCCGCAACGAGGAGCTTAGCCACATAAATATCCGCCCGCTTCTGATGACTACGAGCACTAAGCCAGTGAACAACTTCTGACCATTTCGGGCTGACCGAGTTCATACCCCCCCTATCCCGGATTAGCGTCCACACCTGTGAAGAATACTTGCATTCAAAGAACAAGTGTGGGTGGGAATCAAAGTTCTCAAAACACATTAAGCaacacatcatattcatgttttTCCTTCTAGACAAATCCCATTGCAGAATTTTATCCTGTGTAAGGAGCTTACGTTTCATAATCAGCCACATCATGAATGCGTGCCTCGGAATACACTCCTTGTgcacgatttccatttccaccgcGATTATTGTTCCGattaccaaaacctccttggccacCCCAGCCCGCATTAGCCCAGCAGTTATCCTTCAAGTGTCCAGTTTTTCCACAAGCTTCGCATACTTTTGAACCACagcggccagaatggtgacgctggcaggtgttacacttgggatgtgtacccatatatccctttcctttctttccaggACCAGTTGTAGCTTGGACTGGTGCGCTTGGTTCTCCTTTCCTGCCATCACTGCTTgtgccttgtttgaagtttgagAATTTTCTTTTGTTACCCCCAGACGACTCTACGTGATCTCCTTCTTCTTTTGCTCAacatcagaaaacttgtttaggcggacggcttcctcagtaagagccacgctcagatcgattgcctcagtgattgttgccggctttgaagaggtcaccatacttatgatttgaggagctaaaccccaaatgaagcgctcgatTCACTTGAACTCtggtgtaaccatataaggtaccacatgagataagtcgtgaaacctctgaacatattccgcaattttcggaccttccatcttcagatgccaaaattcagtttccaacctttgaatttcttcgcatgagctctttcagctcgttccACGTCAttgcgtaagctgcggcttcaccaagagtctgaacttgtaagttccaccaagacagggctccgtccaagaatagcccagacatgtaggtaacttgctggtctggagcgcacttgctcatgcaGAGAACTGATTCTGTCTTCTCGTCCCATcgaacaaaagcaacagcacctccggtgccgtcaaagtttacaggtttgcagtctaggaactgcttgtatgtgcaccctgcacatgcgttagaatatacaaatggcATTAGCAAACTTGCTAAagatatccaaatgtatcgtggTATGTGTTAATGACTTaatattaccatgaggtggattgttattgccgttgttgtttgaATTACTCCCGCTAGTTCCTCCTAGTGAGGCTGCGTACTacgcaatggcggcagcaatgacctgctgaagttctgcctcgttggtaggcatgcgtgtctggcgtcttggaggcatcttctaaaagatggttCACGTAGgccaggtcatagtaagtaaagtgtacgtatatagcaaaaatatcatcacataacatctcatgttataaataaatcaaacacataacatctcatgttatagatcataaacaatcaatcaaacatcacatatgatgagaatactgcgattgcattgccataaatcgagaccacaatgtaaagtttacaagtacataactgtatcatacaacatcaacgactaagggctacatcaccccagtccaaaatatcaaatcagtgtcaacaaTATCCAATATACATAACAACAAAAGTCAAGATCAATATGCAGTCTCCCAAAAGCTGTGCAAACTGTGCAATCACCGTCTTCTCAACAAAAGTCTACCCGTGTCATACAAAATGGCCctaagctgatggcggtggaggaggggaaAATGGGAAAAGAACAAACGTCACAAGTGAAGCCATTCCTCCTCTATAGCTCGATGAGAACGCAACAGATACGCTAGCTGCTGCTCCTGAGTCCAAAAACAAGCAGCAGAATCGGGAGATAACGGACGAGGAGGGTGTGATATCGCAGGGTGAGTCTGGCCCTGGCATTGGCATGGTGGTCGCTgtgctctctcaagctcctgcacgcgacgagtcagcgcctcctgctgtatcatgaaCGACCTGAGAATATCCTCTACATAATAACCCATGTGATAAGGATGATAAGGATCAGATGGCGGCATAATGGGTGGTGAAGTCCTGAGAAAAGGCTCACTAGATGGAGCAAAGGATGGCACAGCAAACGGTGCAACAGGGGGAGCAGCAGTATGATGAGAGATCTGTGGTACAAACTGATCCCCTCCAGTCATGAAAGGTGCATGGCCAAAAGGCTGACGAGATGACCCCTCCCCAGGACGTGGTGGGGGTATGTCCTGGAGAAATGTGACAGGCAAGTCAGTGCGGTGAGCATCAGCGGTGAGTGTGGGAAACAAAGGTACATCCATAGGAACTGAAGTAGATGCTGAAGCAGGTGTAACAGGTACCACAAAAGGCGGgtagtcatcatcatcgtctatccacccatttcGAGTGTGCGCATATCGGGGGTCAACATGGGTCGCGAAAAGTGCATGATCGGGCTCCACAGGCACTGGGTCAGGAAGAGGGGCAATAACAAGATCAGCAGGAATATCAGCAATGTGAGGGGCACCAATATGagcatcaacagcatgatcatccTCTAACAGTGGGGCAACAAAATGATGATCATCGACAGGTACGTCATCAATCAAGGGAGCAACAGCTGGTGCATCGGCATGGTCAGGGTCATGCTCGAATGCAgggtctggagcaactactggctcggggGCCACTGCAGGCTCTGGATCATCAAACTTCATCTTGAAATCAGCGGGATCAGCAAACATGGGATCAACGTGGGCtacgggatcctccatgggctgatctaaaTGAATAAACTCAATATCATGGTCTGGATTGAAGTCAGTTGGGAAAACAGGGTCTGAATCATCATCGATATCGTGATCGAACGGAAAACTAGGGGCAGGTGCAGGTGCAGCGGATGACGCTCTATCAGGGTCTGTATCATGGGAATAGTGCCGCACTCCCTGTGCATGTGacggtgcggatgccacagactcaaaggagtctgggacgggTGAACTAACGAGTGACTCCTCAGCATGGGCATCAGCGAGAAGTAGGAGATCACCAGCAGCAATGTGGGCCTCGCCCTAAAAATCATCCTCGAGTGGATCCTCGTCAAACAAGTCGACATCGTCTTCAGCGACTACGTCAAGGAGCATATCAAGAATAGGGTAAGAGGCAAGGGGTACAGGGACAGGGATCACCGCAAGCGGCAAATCCCCAGCGacagggccatcagcgggctcaacAACGACATCGGGCAGCGCAAATGGATGGAAATCATCGTCGTCCGTGCTGGTAGTATCTGAAGTATACACCTCATGCTCTGATGACACCATGTCGTCCGATACTATAGGCATGGGGTCTGTGGTGTCCGACCCTCTGGTGCCGGATGAAGGCATgtcgtctgtaacacaaacacacatatgcacaaataatcagtcatacagtCAGATAAACATATTAGTCACAAATAGGCAATCAAGtagtcctcctagtcccactagcctaacctcccagcctcccacactgtctccctagtcccactagacaattctcccagcctcccagactgactccctagtcccactaaacaattctcccagcctcccagactgactccctagtcccactagacaattattcccagcctcccagactgactccctagtcccactagacaattcttcccagcctcccagactgactccctagtcccactagaccattcttcccagcctcccagactgactccctagtcccattAGACCACcccctcagcctcccagactgagccataactaacaaataaaaatgtgctcaacatttgtttgtaataACGTTTTGTGacttggatctggacttaagtggtatgcaatgtaaaagtgttttcgtgagagccctagtgatcatagtctagactcgagaaggaatcctagttcgctatgatcagagctctgataccaagctgtcacaccctggctttgcggaagcgtgggttaatttggtgtgacttcttaataccatagcttaatatgaaagtaaaaccatgcagatcatccattgatttaagttttaaaataaaagtaacacaacattgtcttaaagcATTAtcacatgcaacggaaattacaacctaataacataaaaACTTTGTTTggaagacacaaccacaaacttaaaatagacttagtttaagaactgtgactcgtccaggtaaaagccacaactcctaaacttggatgatcccataactctaacgcagcgtgaaaacgtagcataccgtgccagatccttagttccctgaaatacatgtaagttggaaaaatcaacaaaaattgttgagcgagttcatgtgtagtgagtatgtaaaacccttgtaagtataaaaaccctggtatgtagcaaataaggaaataaagagatcaccaatggtttgcaaggccattgatatgtgtgatgtgcagtaggaagactcaaacctagtagatttttgcgtcgggcaccaagtcaccccgaggtcggtactgttgggcctggggctgggctcgctacacccagatagatctaccgctattgtccctcggtcctacactgaggattaatggccttcagttcccgcctactcactcacatgatctaagtagtaaccctccttacgctaatcataccatgtgtaaaagtactcataatcatagtaacatgtatttcaaccccgcagtttaaaaactgaacacagttaagagaaaagggggacatgaactcacagaagtgcgtctctaacaagtaatctcccagtcaacctgctgtgcgacgacctacacgtactaacttctattagatgaacggtcgtgccttagcttatggtttaagtttttttggaaatagttagacaactatttcgtgtttacacttcgtaattatttggtaaatatatttcttcccaaggatgggggctttaatacatgtgcgttcgtataacttcgaaatatattattaagtctcacttaaaatatattttatttcatttgtccaaaacattctatctccaaaacataaatatttttcccaaaaatattatattttatttcataaaattttcccaaaataatacttttatcaaataaacatgtaagagtatttttctgaaaatacgtaagttacatttgtagttcgggtggtaataataataccggtacaatttaaatatttattgtgaaggcgttcgtattatctTGGAGTCGTTATTATTCAGTATtttccagtaatattatttttactctaaaaataatatttacgtagttcacaaaattatcatgaaattcacacaagtgttactatgaataatatatactaaatatatatttaacaagtctTATTtttgaaaatcccacctccgacacttggttattttgtaataaaaatcatggcaaaattttat from Helianthus annuus cultivar XRQ/B chromosome 10, HanXRQr2.0-SUNRISE, whole genome shotgun sequence harbors:
- the LOC110881996 gene encoding uncharacterized protein LOC110881996, coding for MRAGVAKEVLVIGTIIAVEMEIVHKECIPRHAFMMWLIMKRKLLTQDKILQWDLSRRKNMNMMCCLMCFENFDSHPHLFFECKYSSQVWTLIRDRGGMNSVSPKWSEVVHWLSARSHQKRADIYVAKLLVAATAYNIWQERNARLFKNQLRPPETVSDVIIKTVRYKLMGAKLKDTVRVRKILEEWEIYADDKGDDGG